From a single Marinobacter sp. THAF197a genomic region:
- a CDS encoding DUF1329 domain-containing protein gives MRNRIIAAIAAAVLGCSGPVLAKVSPAEAERLKNDLTPVGAERAGNESGTIPAWTGGLASPPANWREGTVEINPFPEDEALYVITRDNLDQYRDILSDGHIQMLEQYGPEFFMPVYQTRRTAAFPEHVYEKFFQNALTAELLDNGNGVRDTIMTSPFPIPQNGLEAIWNHILRYRGEELSFRSASATPQRDGSFNPVVNQYDYFFAYSRPGAELEDIDNKIFYLKTETVAPSSLAGTITLVHETLDQVRSPRLAWRYDSGSRRLRRSPNLAYETDLPNSSSLRSVDQKDMYNGAPNQYDWELKGKRELIVPYNAYKLHDESVRPNDVIRPNHINQDLTRYELHRVWVVEAKRRTGISHIYDRRVYYIDEDSWQILATEEYNEAGELWRVSEAHNIVYYSVPVFWTTMEMTYDLKAQRYYIDGLDNGYPAYNFEPGYRGNEFTAAAARRAARR, from the coding sequence ATGCGGAACCGGATAATTGCTGCTATTGCAGCGGCGGTATTGGGGTGTTCAGGTCCTGTCTTGGCAAAGGTGTCGCCGGCCGAGGCCGAGCGTTTGAAGAATGATCTCACACCAGTGGGTGCAGAACGGGCGGGTAACGAGTCTGGCACTATTCCGGCGTGGACTGGCGGGTTGGCTTCACCCCCGGCCAATTGGCGCGAAGGCACCGTAGAGATTAATCCGTTCCCGGAAGACGAAGCGCTGTACGTTATTACCCGTGACAATCTGGACCAGTACCGGGACATACTGTCGGACGGCCACATTCAGATGCTGGAGCAGTACGGCCCGGAATTTTTCATGCCGGTGTACCAGACCCGCCGAACAGCAGCGTTCCCCGAGCATGTCTACGAGAAGTTTTTCCAGAACGCTCTGACAGCTGAACTCCTGGATAACGGTAACGGTGTTCGAGACACCATCATGACCAGTCCGTTCCCCATTCCACAGAACGGTCTGGAAGCGATCTGGAACCATATTCTCCGGTACCGGGGTGAGGAACTGTCGTTCCGCAGTGCATCGGCTACGCCGCAGCGGGACGGCTCATTCAACCCTGTAGTCAACCAGTACGATTATTTCTTTGCATACAGTCGCCCCGGCGCTGAGCTGGAAGACATCGATAACAAGATTTTCTACCTGAAAACCGAAACCGTCGCGCCGTCCAGCCTGGCTGGCACCATTACCCTGGTGCATGAAACCCTTGACCAGGTTCGCTCACCGCGGCTGGCATGGCGTTACGATTCCGGTTCCCGCCGTTTGCGCCGGTCCCCAAATCTGGCCTATGAGACGGACCTGCCGAACTCTTCGTCTCTGCGTTCTGTCGACCAGAAGGACATGTACAACGGTGCCCCCAACCAGTACGACTGGGAACTTAAGGGCAAGCGTGAACTGATCGTTCCCTACAACGCCTACAAACTGCACGATGAAAGTGTTCGGCCAAATGACGTGATCCGGCCGAACCACATCAATCAGGACCTGACCCGATACGAACTTCACCGGGTGTGGGTGGTCGAGGCCAAGCGACGCACCGGCATCAGCCACATCTATGATCGCCGTGTTTACTACATTGATGAGGACAGCTGGCAGATTCTGGCCACGGAAGAATATAACGAGGCTGGTGAACTCTGGCGCGTATCCGAAGCACACAACATTGTCTATTACAGTGTGCCGGTCTTCTGGACCACCATGGAAATGACGTATGATCTGAAAGCACAGCGTTATTACATCGATGGCCTGGATAACGGCTACCCGGCCTACAATTTCGAGCCTGGGTATCGGGGCAACGAATTTACCGCTGCCGCCGCCCGCAGGGCCGCGCGCCGGTAG
- a CDS encoding gamma-glutamyl-gamma-aminobutyrate hydrolase family protein gives MSEISEAPESPGITIGISGPARRSTAHRLINLGLRLHGAHTHYIRPGSSTDVSLLDGLVLSGGTHVHPNRYGQQPQVTARYDLKRDETDFRLLEQAEEIDIPVLGICRGAQFINVFHGGSLCQNVTPLRMKTRHRPLLLPLQTVQLVQDSRIGRLMHSTLIGANRIHSQAIKHLGRNLRVTALDNDLFVQAIENTGQQWLMGVQWHPEYLLYHTGHRRIFSHFVHAARARKLERLQSQDMAFGQQGD, from the coding sequence ATGTCTGAGATCTCAGAAGCACCAGAATCGCCGGGGATCACCATTGGCATCAGCGGCCCCGCCCGGCGCAGCACCGCCCACAGACTGATCAATCTGGGCCTGCGGCTGCATGGCGCCCACACGCACTACATTCGCCCCGGATCCAGCACGGACGTCTCCCTGCTCGATGGCCTGGTGCTCTCTGGCGGCACCCACGTACACCCCAACCGCTATGGCCAACAGCCACAAGTGACCGCGAGATACGACCTGAAACGGGACGAAACCGACTTCAGGCTGCTTGAGCAAGCCGAGGAAATAGACATTCCGGTACTGGGTATATGCCGTGGGGCCCAGTTCATCAATGTCTTTCATGGCGGGTCGTTGTGCCAGAACGTGACCCCGCTGCGAATGAAAACCCGCCACCGCCCTTTGCTGCTCCCCCTTCAAACGGTCCAGCTGGTCCAGGACAGCCGTATAGGACGGCTGATGCACAGCACCCTGATTGGCGCGAACCGTATTCACAGCCAGGCGATTAAACACCTGGGGCGGAATCTCAGGGTAACGGCACTGGACAACGACCTGTTCGTGCAGGCCATCGAAAACACCGGGCAACAATGGTTGATGGGGGTTCAGTGGCATCCGGAATACCTGCTGTATCACACCGGCCACCGGCGGATTTTCAGCCACTTTGTGCATGCCGCCCGGGCTCGGAAACTGGAGCGGCTGCAAAGCCAAGATATGGCCTTTGGCCAACAAGGAGACTGA
- a CDS encoding SOS cell division inhibitor: MADPQALLESLDQLRSELDQALAAQDWELLAELNTRVKPAIEPLMTELEQGRIDPALIRDRLDALNQFVEAANQAALKARDEARESLKGVNENRTAARAYQNVSTNRQR; the protein is encoded by the coding sequence ATGGCAGACCCCCAGGCTCTTCTTGAAAGTCTTGATCAACTCCGGTCCGAGCTGGACCAGGCCCTTGCCGCCCAGGACTGGGAGTTGCTGGCGGAACTCAACACCCGTGTTAAACCGGCGATTGAGCCGTTGATGACGGAACTGGAACAGGGGCGTATTGATCCGGCCCTGATCAGGGATCGCCTGGACGCCCTGAACCAGTTTGTGGAAGCGGCAAATCAGGCGGCGCTCAAGGCCCGGGATGAAGCCCGGGAGTCTCTCAAAGGTGTCAACGAAAACCGCACGGCCGCCCGTGCTTATCAGAACGTCTCAACGAACCGCCAAAGATAG
- a CDS encoding sensor histidine kinase: MSHARVAMESGHQKSGANAAADVNDKVTALFPQQGDEAVDSALELFNRMSRQITDSYRTLESRVNQLSGELSHETLQRQQELEEKEQLADRLSTLLKALPAGVVVLDQQGVVSQCNPTAIALLGEPLDGERWVDVIRRCFSPRSDDGHEVSLKDGRRVSIEIRTMENQPGQLILLTDLTETRQLQSQLAHAQRLSAMGRMVASLAHQIRTPLSAAILYGGHLSQPDLDEELRQRCASRLMSRLTHLEQQVRDMLIFARGETRLAEELSAGKLVASLSAAVEGLKPASGIDVTLDSRVDDQCRLMCNRDALVGACMNLVNNSLEAGATDVQVQLASSAEGMEIRVLDNGPGFSKEQSGRITEAFYTTKSHGTGLGLAVVQAVVKAHNGRFSIFSPEQGGAVATLQLPTLADRA, encoded by the coding sequence ATGAGTCACGCACGCGTTGCCATGGAATCCGGTCACCAGAAGTCAGGTGCCAATGCCGCTGCTGATGTTAATGACAAGGTCACCGCTCTGTTTCCACAACAGGGTGATGAGGCCGTGGACTCTGCGCTTGAGTTGTTTAATCGCATGTCCCGGCAGATTACCGACTCCTACCGAACCCTGGAATCCCGCGTAAACCAGCTTTCCGGTGAGCTCTCCCACGAGACGCTTCAGCGTCAGCAGGAGCTGGAGGAAAAGGAACAGCTGGCCGACCGGTTGTCGACTCTGCTCAAGGCCCTGCCGGCTGGCGTGGTAGTGCTGGATCAGCAGGGCGTGGTCAGCCAGTGCAATCCGACGGCCATTGCTCTGTTGGGGGAGCCCCTGGATGGCGAGCGTTGGGTGGATGTGATCCGGCGCTGCTTTTCTCCCCGCAGCGATGACGGTCACGAAGTGTCCCTCAAGGATGGCCGGCGCGTCAGCATTGAAATCCGGACCATGGAAAACCAGCCCGGCCAGTTGATTCTGTTAACCGACCTGACCGAGACCCGGCAGCTGCAGTCACAATTGGCCCATGCCCAGCGCCTGTCTGCCATGGGTCGGATGGTGGCGTCTCTGGCCCACCAGATCCGCACTCCGTTGTCTGCCGCCATTTTATACGGCGGTCACCTGAGCCAGCCGGACCTGGACGAAGAGCTGCGTCAGCGGTGTGCTTCACGACTGATGTCGAGGTTGACTCACCTGGAGCAGCAGGTGCGGGACATGCTGATTTTCGCCCGTGGCGAAACCCGCCTGGCGGAGGAGTTGTCGGCCGGCAAACTGGTGGCCTCCCTGTCCGCGGCCGTTGAGGGTCTGAAACCCGCCAGTGGTATTGATGTGACACTGGACAGCCGGGTAGATGACCAGTGCCGATTGATGTGTAACCGCGATGCCCTGGTCGGCGCCTGCATGAACCTGGTGAACAACAGCCTGGAAGCCGGTGCCACCGACGTGCAAGTTCAACTGGCGTCGTCCGCTGAAGGTATGGAGATACGGGTGCTGGACAATGGCCCGGGCTTTTCGAAAGAGCAGTCCGGCAGGATCACCGAAGCATTTTACACCACCAAGTCTCACGGCACCGGTCTAGGCCTGGCCGTGGTGCAGGCGGTGGTCAAGGCCCATAACGGCCGGTTTTCTATTTTCTCGCCGGAGCAGGGCGGCGCAGTGGCGACACTGCAGCTGCCGACCCTGGCCGACAGAGCATAA
- a CDS encoding amidoligase family protein yields the protein MNSTERCAMPERLRNHQGEERRVGVEIELSGLGYDELVEHVARLLKGSPELESRYVSRLEIDAGTFTIELDSDPVKDLDLADERLPESIRELGTHAMDVIDFAAERIVPLEIVGPPLPFSRLGLIEELVDELRELGAEGSREAIYFAFGLQLNPELPDLEPATIVTYLQAFAALYDWLKSRHQIDISRKFTTYIEPWSSRYTDMLMAEDYAPDQASLMKDYLNFNPTRNKALDLLPLFAHLDSELLHDYVDDPRIKSRPTLHYRLPDCDIDNPRWHFSTVWNDWVVLEQIANHPEHLKELRELFREAQTFSFRNLTRSWRDTTEQWLKQRGYV from the coding sequence ATGAATTCGACAGAGCGTTGTGCGATGCCGGAGCGGCTTCGTAATCATCAAGGAGAAGAGCGTAGAGTTGGCGTGGAGATTGAACTCTCCGGACTGGGCTACGATGAACTGGTCGAACATGTCGCCCGCCTGCTCAAGGGCAGCCCGGAGCTGGAGTCGCGTTATGTCAGCCGCCTGGAGATTGACGCCGGAACCTTCACCATTGAGCTGGACTCTGACCCTGTGAAGGATCTTGACCTGGCGGACGAACGCCTGCCCGAGTCAATCCGCGAGCTGGGCACCCACGCCATGGATGTCATCGATTTTGCCGCAGAACGCATTGTGCCTCTTGAGATTGTCGGGCCACCTCTGCCCTTTTCCAGACTGGGCCTGATCGAAGAACTGGTAGACGAGCTGCGCGAACTTGGCGCGGAAGGCAGCCGGGAAGCGATTTATTTTGCTTTCGGCCTGCAACTCAATCCCGAACTGCCGGACCTGGAACCCGCAACCATTGTCACCTACCTGCAGGCCTTCGCGGCACTTTATGACTGGCTCAAATCCCGGCATCAGATTGACATAAGCCGAAAATTTACCACTTACATCGAGCCCTGGAGCAGCCGTTACACGGACATGCTGATGGCGGAAGATTATGCTCCCGACCAGGCCTCGCTGATGAAAGACTACCTGAACTTCAACCCGACGCGGAACAAGGCCCTGGACCTTCTGCCACTGTTTGCACACCTGGATTCAGAGCTGTTGCACGACTATGTGGACGACCCCAGAATCAAGAGCCGGCCGACGCTTCACTACCGGTTACCCGATTGCGATATCGACAACCCCCGATGGCATTTTTCCACGGTCTGGAACGACTGGGTGGTACTGGAGCAGATCGCAAACCATCCAGAGCACCTGAAAGAACTCAGGGAACTGTTCCGCGAAGCCCAGACATTCAGTTTTCGCAATCTCACCCGCTCATGGCGTGACACCACGGAACAATGGCTTAAACAGCGCGGTTATGTCTGA
- a CDS encoding DUF6586 family protein — translation MASQWYSLVAQKLFLANTLLARLESDTKRSAAETEALSQGSAELLLRARQTLLVMIARYHQHKAEKPQTLTELEALFPYEVHETRLLRELAETSGSWWDHLDQVESALSQPPTTRKNVTEENIIAVSVEQGPDRSAATLRKTLAAMTELAKRLEEQHSEW, via the coding sequence ATGGCATCACAATGGTACTCACTGGTAGCCCAAAAGCTTTTTCTGGCCAACACCTTACTCGCCAGGCTTGAGTCGGACACCAAGCGCTCCGCTGCGGAAACGGAAGCGCTGTCTCAGGGCTCCGCCGAGCTCCTGCTGCGGGCAAGGCAAACGCTGCTGGTCATGATTGCCCGATACCATCAGCATAAGGCCGAAAAACCACAGACACTGACGGAACTGGAAGCGCTGTTTCCTTACGAGGTACACGAGACCCGGCTTTTAAGAGAACTGGCGGAGACATCAGGAAGCTGGTGGGACCATCTTGACCAGGTTGAATCAGCTTTGAGCCAACCTCCGACCACACGCAAGAATGTTACGGAAGAGAATATCATTGCGGTTTCCGTCGAACAGGGCCCGGACCGTTCCGCCGCAACACTCAGAAAGACTCTGGCGGCCATGACTGAACTGGCCAAACGGCTTGAGGAACAACACAGCGAGTGGTAG
- the lexA gene encoding transcriptional repressor LexA: protein MKLTARQSQVLDIIRRYVDETGYPPTRAEIAAELGFRSANAAEEHLRALARKGAIEMVPGASRGIRLPEVEQDPGLPVVGQVAAGSPILAQEHIEEHCTLQPEFFSPSADYLLRVRGMSMKDIGILDGDLLAVHRTQDVHNGQVVVARVGEEVTVKRFRRDGSRVWLIAENEEFAPIEIDLAEQELFIEGLGVGVIRRSDLH from the coding sequence ATGAAGCTGACCGCGCGACAGTCCCAGGTGCTGGATATCATCCGGCGGTACGTAGACGAAACCGGTTACCCGCCAACGCGGGCAGAAATCGCTGCCGAACTGGGGTTTCGCTCCGCCAATGCGGCAGAGGAGCACTTGCGGGCCCTGGCCAGGAAAGGCGCCATCGAAATGGTGCCTGGTGCCAGCCGGGGGATTCGACTGCCGGAAGTGGAGCAGGACCCAGGGTTACCGGTTGTCGGCCAGGTTGCGGCGGGTAGCCCGATTCTCGCCCAGGAACACATTGAAGAGCACTGTACTTTGCAACCGGAATTTTTCTCGCCATCCGCCGATTACCTGCTCCGGGTGCGCGGCATGAGCATGAAAGACATTGGCATTCTCGACGGTGATTTGCTCGCAGTACATCGCACTCAGGATGTTCATAACGGGCAGGTGGTTGTGGCCAGGGTTGGTGAAGAAGTGACGGTAAAGCGGTTTCGCAGGGACGGCTCAAGGGTCTGGTTGATTGCGGAGAACGAAGAGTTCGCCCCGATTGAAATTGATCTGGCCGAACAGGAGTTGTTTATCGAAGGTCTGGGTGTGGGCGTGATCCGCCGATCAGATTTGCATTGA
- a CDS encoding cell division inhibitor SulA, with protein MEQLSFTQNMAFQPAAIMPARTVSTGKARATALHSSSDVGRGTRDFGGNVTEIILPEGQVENVQLLLPMLTQLNQEKRWLALIDPPQSLVGKWQKMHGIVASELLVLRSTNDYSAQQLAERALSAGTCHAVVLWTNKLGRSAFESLQKASAQGSSHGVVLRHR; from the coding sequence ATGGAACAGTTAAGCTTCACTCAGAATATGGCGTTCCAGCCGGCGGCCATCATGCCCGCCCGCACGGTGTCTACAGGAAAAGCACGGGCCACAGCCCTTCACTCATCGTCAGACGTCGGTCGGGGAACCAGGGATTTTGGCGGTAACGTGACGGAAATTATTCTTCCTGAAGGCCAGGTAGAGAATGTCCAGTTGCTGCTCCCTATGCTCACCCAGCTGAACCAGGAGAAGCGCTGGCTGGCCCTGATTGACCCGCCACAGTCCCTGGTTGGCAAGTGGCAGAAAATGCACGGTATTGTGGCCAGTGAGTTGCTGGTATTGCGCTCAACCAACGATTACTCCGCACAGCAGCTGGCTGAGCGGGCTTTGAGTGCTGGTACCTGTCATGCGGTGGTGCTCTGGACTAACAAGCTCGGGCGTTCAGCCTTTGAGTCCCTTCAAAAGGCTTCGGCGCAAGGTAGCAGCCACGGCGTGGTGCTGCGTCATCGGTAA
- a CDS encoding sigma-54 dependent transcriptional regulator: MSKNNKVLVLSEDDSRRRDLITILEFVGEEQVLAGDEALALLESDDEQTKESIGVAVINGEDAASTAHVQRVCKLAQGLPILLVGDPDLKGVSEDDANRIIARMEWPLNYTKFVDSLYRAQIYHDQFSRSKERGQQRGVQLFRSLVGTSRKVQQVRQLMEQVADKDVSVLITGESGTGKEVVARNLHYHSSRRDKPFVPVNCGAIPAELLESELFGHEKGAFTGAITARVGRFELAEGGTLFLDEIGDMPLNMQVKILRVLQERTFERVGSNRTQSADVRVIAATHKNLEDMIESGDFREDLYYRLNVFPIEMPALRERVEDIPLLINELISRMEKEKRGSLRMNSAAIMSLCRHDWPGNVRELANLVERLAIMHPYGVIGVQELPKKFRYVDDYDENRPVEDTGMPSAIPGLVGLDAPALLPVNGIDLKDYLSNLEKQLIQQALDEAAGVVARAAEKLRIRRTTLVEKVRKYGLREESDEG; this comes from the coding sequence ATGTCCAAAAATAACAAAGTGCTGGTGCTGAGTGAGGATGACTCCAGGCGCAGGGACCTGATCACCATTCTGGAATTTGTCGGCGAAGAGCAGGTGCTGGCCGGTGACGAAGCATTGGCGCTTTTGGAGAGCGACGACGAGCAGACCAAAGAAAGTATCGGCGTAGCCGTGATCAACGGCGAAGACGCCGCCAGCACCGCGCATGTGCAGAGGGTGTGCAAACTGGCCCAGGGGCTGCCGATTCTTCTGGTGGGTGACCCGGACCTCAAGGGCGTGTCGGAAGACGATGCGAACCGCATAATCGCCAGGATGGAATGGCCCCTGAACTACACCAAGTTTGTGGATTCACTCTACCGGGCCCAGATTTACCACGACCAGTTCAGTCGCAGCAAGGAGCGGGGGCAGCAGCGGGGTGTTCAGTTGTTCCGCAGTCTGGTGGGCACCAGTCGCAAGGTTCAGCAGGTGCGCCAGTTGATGGAGCAGGTGGCTGATAAAGACGTCAGCGTTCTGATCACCGGTGAATCCGGTACCGGCAAGGAAGTGGTCGCCCGTAACCTGCATTATCATTCCTCCCGCCGGGATAAGCCGTTTGTGCCGGTCAACTGCGGCGCCATTCCCGCAGAGTTGCTGGAGAGCGAGCTGTTCGGGCATGAGAAAGGAGCCTTTACCGGCGCCATTACCGCCCGGGTAGGGCGTTTTGAGTTGGCCGAAGGGGGCACCCTGTTCCTGGACGAAATCGGGGATATGCCGCTGAACATGCAGGTTAAAATTCTGCGGGTGTTGCAGGAGCGTACCTTTGAGCGTGTGGGCAGTAACCGTACCCAGTCTGCGGATGTGCGGGTGATTGCCGCCACTCACAAGAATCTCGAAGACATGATTGAATCCGGCGATTTCCGGGAAGACCTCTATTACCGTCTCAATGTATTTCCTATTGAAATGCCGGCGCTGCGGGAACGGGTGGAAGACATCCCGTTGCTGATTAATGAGCTGATCTCCCGGATGGAGAAAGAGAAGCGCGGCTCACTGCGGATGAACTCCGCTGCCATTATGAGTCTGTGTCGCCATGACTGGCCCGGCAATGTGCGGGAGCTGGCCAACCTGGTTGAGCGCTTGGCCATCATGCATCCCTACGGGGTGATTGGTGTGCAGGAGCTGCCCAAGAAGTTTCGCTACGTGGATGACTATGACGAGAACCGCCCAGTGGAGGACACCGGCATGCCATCGGCCATTCCCGGGCTGGTGGGCCTGGATGCGCCGGCCCTGTTACCGGTGAATGGTATCGATCTCAAGGACTACCTCTCCAATCTGGAGAAGCAGCTTATTCAGCAGGCGCTTGATGAAGCTGCTGGCGTAGTGGCGCGGGCGGCCGAGAAGCTCAGAATTCGCCGTACCACCCTGGTGGAAAAAGTCCGCAAATATGGCCTTCGGGAAGAGTCAGACGAAGGTTGA